The Desulfurella sp. genomic interval AACTTTTTATGCTCATTGCAGGCTTTATATTAAGTGGATTACTTTCTAATTTTTTTGGATAATATCCATATAGAGAAATACCAACTCTTACGCTATTGTAATGAGCATTTTTATGGTTAAGCACACCTCCACTATTGGATATATGGTAATACTTAATTTCTAAATTATTTGATTTTGTAATTTCTACTATGTCTTCAAATTCTTTAATTTGTTTATTTGTTCTATCTGTATCTGACTCTGAACTCGAAAAATGTGACATAACGCCAACAATATCAATAAAATCTTTATTTTTTTTGTATAGTTCAATTATATAATCTAAATCAGATTTACAAAAACCTAGTCTGTTCATCCCTGTATTAAATTTCAAATGTATAGGTAGTTTGCGATTTTTTGATTTTGAAAAATCTATAATTGATTGCAAAACAGAAAAATTATGAACAACAGGTGTTAGATTATAATTATACAAATCTTCAATGTCTCCAAAACCACACCTGCTTAAAATTAATATATCATTTTTGATATTATGTTTTCTTAACTCAATAGCCTCCTGTGTAAAAGCTACGGCAAAATAGCTTTTTACATTGCTTCTTAAACTTTGTGCAACTTCAATTGCTCCATGTCCGTAAGCATCTGCTTTAATTACAGGTATTACATCTATGTTGCCTACATAATCTTGTATATTATTAAAATTTTCGATTATTGTTTTTAAATTAATTTCTTTTATAACTTCATACATCAAAATCTACCTTTGTCGTTTTTTATTTTACCATAATAATTTATTTTTGAAAAGAAAAAGAAGGGCAAAAGCCCTTCTTAAAGTAAACTAGTACTTGCGTTTTA includes:
- the alr gene encoding alanine racemase; its protein translation is MYEVIKEINLKTIIENFNNIQDYVGNIDVIPVIKADAYGHGAIEVAQSLRSNVKSYFAVAFTQEAIELRKHNIKNDILILSRCGFGDIEDLYNYNLTPVVHNFSVLQSIIDFSKSKNRKLPIHLKFNTGMNRLGFCKSDLDYIIELYKKNKDFIDIVGVMSHFSSSESDTDRTNKQIKEFEDIVEITKSNNLEIKYYHISNSGGVLNHKNAHYNSVRVGISLYGYYPKKLESNPLNIKPAMSIKSFIISKHDIKKGEGVSYGPSFIADKDMQVAIVAFGYADGLFRFMSNKFSVIVNDKICKSVGTICMDMFAIDVSNVEAKVGDEVIIIGESKNYKINADDLASFASTINYEILTNIGKSLRVKKVYV